AGCCATATCAACAGCCGCTTGAGGGCTGATTTTTTGCATGATATTGGCAGTGATAGAATTGACCGATCTAGCCATGGCCTGACGAATGGTCATTGTTTCTCCAGAGTATGTGCCTTCTGCATTCTGAGGGGTCCAGCTTGGGTTTTCCTGATCTTCTAGTACCCAGGTAACCGGCGCATCCACTACTGGGTAGCACGGTGTATAACCTAAATCGATGGCGGCTGCATAGACGAATGGTTTGAAGGTCGAACCCGGTTGTCTTTTACTCTGTTTTACGTGATCATATTTGAAATATTTATGATCAATACCGCCTACCCAGGCTTTGATGTGACCTGTCTGCGGCTCCATAGCCATGAACCCTGCTTGCAGGAATTGATTGTAATATTTCAATGAATCAACCAAACTCATGGTGGTGTCAATTTCTCCTTGATAGGAGAAAACAGTCATCTTTTTGGGTTCATTTAGATAGTATTCTAACGAATCAGAATCTTCACCATATTTGTCTCGCAATCGTCTGTAGTTAGGCGTTCGCTGGATGGTCATATCTACGAAATCCAATATTTCTTTTCCGTTTTTATCGATCCATGGAGCATCTCCTTGAAGGTGATTGTTGAAAATATATTGAAGAGTATCCATATGGTCACGAACGGCCTGCTGTGCATATTCCTGCATGCGCTTGTCGATAGTAGTGTAGATTCTGAGGCCATCTGCAAAAAGATCATATCCATTTTCTTTGCACCATCTCATCAGATCCTGACGAATGACGAATTTGAAATAGGCAGGTCCTTCGTCTTGATCAGATACTTTGTATTGTAGCCCAAAATCTGAGACTTTTAGACTGTCATAAGATACTCGATCAATTTTCCCGTATTTGAACAAGTTGTAAAGTACCTCTGTTCTTTTTGCCAATGCGTTTTCAGGATTTCGAACCGGGTTATATCGCGTTGGAGCATTGATTAGACTGACCAATATGGCAGCCTCCTTATAAGTAATTTCTGATGGGAGTTTATTGAAGAAAGTCTTTGAGGCAACTTTGATTCCAAATGAGTTGTCACCGTACTCTATCGTGTTGAGGTACATGGCTAGAATTTCTTCCTTGGTATAGGAGGACTCTAGTTGAATGGCGATGATCCACTCCTTGAGTTTAGTGATGATTTGACCAACCTTTCTGTTAGAATAAAGAGAACCCTGATTGTCAGTTGAAGTTCCATAAAGATTTTCTGCTAGCTGCATAGTCAGCGTACTACCGCCCCCTTTGAATTGGAATGTCAGAATACCCGATGCGGCTCTTAACAGCCCTCTTAGGTCGATCCCGGCATGTTTGGTGAAGCGCATGTCCTCGGTAACCAATAAGGTAGTGATGAGTTCTTGTGACAGTTCGTTATACCCTACGGCTGTTCTGTTGTGTCTAAAATAACTACCTATCTGCTCTTCGCCATCGGCGTAATACAATATGGAAGTCAAGTCTTCTTCTGGTCTCTCCAGGCTTTTAAGACTAGGTAGACCACCAAACCAACCATTCCAGTCATTTTTAATGGCATAAATCGTGGAACATCCTCCTACAAAGGCTGCTAATACAATGGCCCAAACTACATAGATCAGTATTCTATAGATATTCATTTTGAGGGATAGTTTTTGCTATAAAAGGTGAGGTAGGTGTCTAATTCTTTGGTTTGATAGAAAATGTTGAAATTCTCTTTCGTGATTACGAAATTATAGAATTTGCCACTCTTATTTATTTTTTCACTTGGCTTTTGCTCGTCTACGATTTCATTGAATTCAACTGCATCAGATTTGTTAGCAAATTCCGAAAGTAGTATGAGTGAATATTTTTCGTCCAGTATGAGATTACCCACACTCACCTCCATTTGGTTTTTTTCTATCAGGTCTTTGAAATATACCGGTAGTTTTTCTGAAAGCTCCTGATCCGTTTCATATACAAATACGAAGAAGTGGGTTTGGTCAAAGTTCTTTACAAACTTAGCTCTTGAACTATTCACAAGGTTGATTTGGAATTGCTCAGAGGCGTGAACCAGTGAGTCTACATAAGGGACTAATTCACTCTCAGAATACTCTTTCAAGAAATTGTTCAGCTCATATTCGTATTGATAAACCGATTCAGATTTACCATGAACGATGATTTTGAGCAAATTCATATTATCGACAAAATCATTGTCTGGATATTTAGCCAAGCCATCGTTGATCAGCGTAAGAGCTTCTTCATAATTGCCTAATCTATATTGCGAATAAGCATCCTTATAAATTAATTGAAGCTTCTCACTGGCTATCTGCGATTCTGCTTTATAGTTTGGATTGATAATCAACTTGGCGTAAATACTTTCTGGTGCCTTATTC
This is a stretch of genomic DNA from Reichenbachiella ulvae. It encodes these proteins:
- a CDS encoding transglycosylase domain-containing protein encodes the protein MNIYRILIYVVWAIVLAAFVGGCSTIYAIKNDWNGWFGGLPSLKSLERPEEDLTSILYYADGEEQIGSYFRHNRTAVGYNELSQELITTLLVTEDMRFTKHAGIDLRGLLRAASGILTFQFKGGGSTLTMQLAENLYGTSTDNQGSLYSNRKVGQIITKLKEWIIAIQLESSYTKEEILAMYLNTIEYGDNSFGIKVASKTFFNKLPSEITYKEAAILVSLINAPTRYNPVRNPENALAKRTEVLYNLFKYGKIDRVSYDSLKVSDFGLQYKVSDQDEGPAYFKFVIRQDLMRWCKENGYDLFADGLRIYTTIDKRMQEYAQQAVRDHMDTLQYIFNNHLQGDAPWIDKNGKEILDFVDMTIQRTPNYRRLRDKYGEDSDSLEYYLNEPKKMTVFSYQGEIDTTMSLVDSLKYYNQFLQAGFMAMEPQTGHIKAWVGGIDHKYFKYDHVKQSKRQPGSTFKPFVYAAAIDLGYTPCYPVVDAPVTWVLEDQENPSWTPQNAEGTYSGETMTIRQAMARSVNSITANIMQKISPQAAVDMAHACGIESELAAVPSLCLGAGGDVSLYELVGAYSTFVNQGTWTEPYYITRIEDKNGIVLEDFVPKRREAISEKTAYLMLHMLKGAVEETGGTGRGLSWEVKSNNDIGAKTGTTQNASDGWFMGVTHNLVAGAWVGGESRYVHFKNWAMGQGARTARPIWEKFMLDVYDDPLIGVQKGYFRKPAQPLGVELDCDRYNGVDTETDSLGVNNVDIGEEFNNMEF